One region of Glycine max cultivar Williams 82 chromosome 9, Glycine_max_v4.0, whole genome shotgun sequence genomic DNA includes:
- the LOC121172847 gene encoding secreted RxLR effector protein 161-like, protein MDYNSFITPTETGIKLQIDGDEKEVDHTLYKQIVGSLRYLCNTRPDIAYCVRLISRFMEKPKTPHFLEAKRILRYVKGTLDLGILYPYSQKNIEGEVFGYSDSDWCGYKDDRKSTTGYVFKFGTSPIFWCLKKHSVVALSTCEAEYIALLWQPVKLYGWKL, encoded by the coding sequence ATGGATTACAATTCTTTTATCACACCAACTGAAACTGGAATTAAGCTGCAAATAGATGGGGATGAGAAAGAAGTTGATCATACCTTGTACAAGCAAATTGTAGGCTCATTGAGGTACCTATGTAACACCAGACCTGATATTGCCTATTGTGTTAGGTTGATAAGCAGGTTTATGGAGAAACCAAAGACACCTCACTTCCTGGAAGCAAAGAGGATTCTGAGGTATGTGAAAGGAACATTGGATCTTGGCATTTTATATCCTTACAGTCAGAAGAATATAGAAGGAGAAGTGTTTGGTTATAGTGATTCAGATTGGTGTGGTTATAAGGATGATAGGAAAAGCACTACTGGGTATGTTTTCAAATTCGGAACATCACCAATCTTTTGGTGCTTAAAGAAGCATAGTGTAGTTGCTTTGTCAACATGTGAAGCAGAATATATTGCTCTGCTATGGCAGCCTGTCAAGCTCTATGGTTGGAAGCTTTAA
- the LOC100799127 gene encoding uncharacterized protein: protein MGWYRRGKLALDHFRRLASRVTPQNPIFQRGARICSSGYLDSGSKVASFNGFSSFCSTSQRLGTRGVVGVNRNFHNSVLFGAKRFYYVDPRNVRHFKPRGPWHWFENPRHVFIVVMVGSGVLITVYFGNIETVPYTKRTHLILLSKAMERKLGESEFEQIKTGFKGKILPPIHPESVRVTMIAKDIIDALQRGLRKEEQVWSDLGYASEHAMLVEGDGRETLNALAGSEEKIEGNWAKEDEILDDKWIQQSRKKGQERGSQAATSHLDGLNWEILVVNEPVVNAFCLPGGKIVVFTGLLEHFKSDAEIATIIGHEVGHAVARHGAEGITKNLWFTILQLILYQFVTPDIVHTMSSLFLRLPFSRRMEIEADYIGLLLIASAGYDPRVAPKVYEKLGKITGGNSAIGDYLSTHPSGKKRAELLAQANIMEEAVTIYRDVRAGRGVEGFL, encoded by the exons ATGGGGTGGTACAGAAGGGGAAAGCTCGCTCTTGATCATTTTCGTAGATTGGCTTCAAGGGTTACCCCTCAAAATCCAATTTTTCAGCGTGGTGCGAGGATTTGCTCATCTGGGTATTTGGATTCAGGTTCTAAAGTAGCTAGCTTTAATGggttctcttctttttgttcaaCTTCTCAGAGATTAGGCACACGGGGTGTTGTTGGAGTTAACAGGAACTTTCACAATTCGGTTCTTTTTGGGGCTAAGAGATTTTACTATGTTGACCCTCGCAATGTGCGTCATTTCAAGCCAAGAGGGCCATGGCATTGGTTTGAGAATCCTAGGCATGTTTTCATTGTTGTGATGGTTGGTTCAGGGGTTTTAATCACTGTGTATTTTGGTAACATAGAAACAGTTCCTTACACAAAGCGAACCCATTTGATTCTGTTGTCGAAAGCCATGGAGAGGAAGCTTGGGGAGAGCGAGTTTGAACAAATCAAGACTGGTTTTAAGGGGAAGATATTGCCTCCTATACATCCTGAGAGTGTGAGAGTGACAATGATTGCCAAGGATATAATTGATGCATTGCAGAGAGGGTTGAGGAAGGAGGAACAAGTGTGGAGTGATTTGGGGTATGCATCAGAGCATGCTATGCTGGTTGAAGGGGATGGAAGGGAGACATTGAATGCATTGGCTGGGAGTGAAGAGAAGATTGAAGGGAATTGGGCCAAGGAGGATGAGATTCTTGACGATAAATGGATTCAGCAGAGCCGGAAAAAGGGTCAGGAAAGAGGGTCACAAGCTGCAACATCACATTTGGATGGGTTAAATTGGGAGATTTTGGTGGTAAATGAGCCTGTTGTTAATGCCTTCTGCTTACCTGGTGGGAAGATAGTTGTGTTCACTGGTTTGTTAGAGCATTTTAAAAGTGATGCAGAGATAGCAACTATTATTGGACATGAG GTTGGGCATGCTGTTGCAAGACATGGTGCTGAGGGGATTACCAAGAACTTGTGGTTTACTATTCTACAGTTGATACTTTATCAATTTGTTACACCTGATATTGTCCACACAATGTCATCCCTTTTCTTGCGCCTACCTTTCTCCAGGCG GATGGAAATAGAAGCTGATTACATTGGGCTGCTGTTAATTGCATCAGCTGGCTATGATCCGCGGGTGGCACCCAAAGTGTATGAGAAGCTGGGAAAAATCACTGGTGGTAATTCTGCCATTGGGGATTATCTCTCTACTCATCCTTCTGGTAAAAAAAGAGCAGAATTGTTGGCCCAAGCTAATATAATGGAAGAAGCAGTTACTATATATAGAGATGTAAGAGCAGGACGTGGGGTTGAAGGTTTTCTTTAG
- the LOC100305526 gene encoding PLAT domain-containing protein precursor, protein MIKFVLFLFCFASALTLSVSESKSASVQPHAAESFSVGYIQMKTAANCSYLVVISTSCSSPKFTTDKIGITFGDANGNQVYEPRLDDPISRTFEQCSSDTFQIDGACASPICYVYLYRSGAEEGWEPESVKIYGYNSEPITFDFNTSIPNGTWYGYNLCETPSSSYQLSPQKWFMSLVLGSVLSFWL, encoded by the exons atgataaagtttgttctatttttgttctGCTTTGCCTCTGCACTGACCCTTTCAGTATCGGAGTCCAAATCAGCTTCAGTGCAACCTCATGCTGCTGAATCTTTCTCTGTTGGATATATTCAG ATGAAGACTGCAGCGAACTGTTCTTACCTGGTAGTTATATCTACGAGTTGTTCATCGCCTAAGTTCACAACGGATAAGATCGGTATCACGTTTGGGGATGCTAATGGCAACCAG gTATATGAACCAAGACTGGATGATCCAATTTCAAGGACATTTGAGCAGTGTTCTTCAGATACATTTCAGATAGATGGTGCTTGTGCATCTCCAATTTGCTATGTGTACCTATATAGATCTGGGGCAGAGGAAGGTTGGGAGCCTGAGAGTGTGAAAATCTATGGCTACAACTCAGAGCCTATTACTTTTGATTTCAACACCTCCATCCCCAATGGCACATGGTATGGGTATAATCTGTGCGAGACTCCTTCTTCTTCATACCAACTATCCCCTCAGAAATGGTTCATGAGTTTGGTTCTAGGCTCTGTTCTTAGTTTTTGGCTGTAA